In Streptomyces sp. ML-6, the genomic stretch CTTCTCGTCGAACTCGCGGAGGTCCGGCGGCGCGGTCATCCGGCGGATGCGCATCCGGGAACCGGCCTCGTCGATCAGGTCGATCGCCTTGTCCGGCAGGAAGCGGTCCGAGATGTACCGGTCGGCCAGCGTCGCGGCCTGGACCAGCGCCTCGTCCGTGATGGAGACGCGGTGGTGGGCCTCGTAGCGGTCGCGCAGACCCTTGAGGATCTCGATGGTGTGCGGCAGCGAGGGCTCGGCGACCTGGATGGGCTGGAAGCGGCGCTCCAGCGCGGCGTCCTTCTCCAGGTGCTTGCGGTACTCGTCGAGCGTGGTGGCGCCGATGGTCTGCAGCTCGCCGCGGGCCAGCATGGGCTTCAGGATCGAGGCCGCGTCGATGGCGCCCTCGGCGGCACCCGCACCGACCAGCGTGTGGAGCTCGTCGATGAACAGGATGATGTCGCCGCGGGTGCGGATCTCCTTGAGGACCTTCTTCAGGCGCTCCTCGAAGTCACCGCGGTAGCGGGAGCCGGCGACCAGCGCGCCGAGGTCGAGGGTGTAGAGGTGCTTGTCCTTGAGGGTCTCGGGCACCTCGCCCTTGACGATGGCCTGCGCCAGGCCCTCGACGACCGCCGTCTTGCCGACGCCGGGCTCGCCGATGAGGACCGGGTTGTTCTTGGTACGGCGGGACAGCACCTGCATGACCCGCTCGATCTCCTTCTCGCGCCCGATGACCGGGTCGAGCTTGGATTCGCGGGCGGCCTGGGTGAGGTTCCGGCCGAACTGGTCGAGCACCAGGGACGTGGAGGGCGTGCCTTCCGCGGGGCCGCCCGCGGTCGCCGCCTCCTTGCTGCCCGAGTACCCGGAGAGCAGCTGGATGACCTGCTGCCGCACCCGGTTCAGGTCGGCGCCCAGCTTCACGAGGACCTGGGCGGCGACGCCCTCGCCCTCGCGGATCAGGCCGAGCAGGATGTGCTCGGTGCCGATGTAGTTGTGGCCGAGCTGGAGGGCCTCACGGAGCGAGAGCTCCAGGACCTTCTTGGCCCGGGGCGTGAAGGGGATGTGCCCGGACGGGGCCTGCTGGCCCTGGCCGATGATCTCCTCCACCTGCTGGCGGACCGCCTCGAGCGAAATCCCGAGGCTCTCCAGGGCCTTAGCGGCGACACCCTCACCCTCGTGGATAAGGCCCAGGAGGATGTGCTCGGTGCCGATGTAGTTGTGGTTGAGCATCCGGGCTTCTTCCTGAGCCAGGACGACAACCCGCCGCGCGCGGTCGGTGAACCTCTCGAACATCGTTAATCGCTCCTCAGAGCGGTCAGGCAGTTAGGGGTCGGTCCCCTCCCTGTCCTTCCGCAGCTTAGTCCCGCAAGCGGGGACCGCTCATTCCAACTGCCGACACCGTCCTTGGCCTCCTGCCCCGAACGCCGACAACTTCTCCAACCCGATGGTGCGAGACGATGTTCCCGCAGGCCAGGCAGATACCCCTTTCGCCAGTACGCCGATGGCGAACGTGAGACGCCCGAACCTGCGTGTCGTCCCTCCCCACTAGGGATGTCTTACCCGCAATTACAGACAGTCCATGCGGCGCGTGCCGGTTCCCTCCGCTACGGGCGAACATCTTCGCGCTCCCGAATACGCCCCTACGCCCCCATCCCGGACACATTGCGCACCCGGCGGTGAACTCTGCGTAACCCCCGGGGCCTCCGGGCCGTTCTTCCGGCATGGCCCTCACCGTCCCGTCTCCCCCGCCGTCGGTCAGCGGCGGGCGGGAGATCCATGGCGACCGCGCCCGGTGGGCGCAATGGTACGAACGAGAGCTCGGCTGGGCGACGGCGGGCACCGAGCCGGTGCGCCTGCTGACCGGGCTGCGGTTCGACGTGCTCCAGGTGCCCGCGGCCGTCGGCCACGCGGTGCTGCGGCGGGTGGACCGCACCGGGCCCGTGGCGCTGTCGGGGGCGCGGATGAACCTGCTGGTGGCGGCGGGGAGCGCCGAGGAGCTGCCCGGGCTGCTCGATTGGCTGGAGTGGGGAGGCGTCGCCCTCTCGCTGACCGTCTTCGGCGCGGGTGGCCGGATCACCGCCCCCGCGCCGCCGGGACGGGCGGCGGGCCGGCCGGGGGCCGCCGTGTGGCTGCGGCCCCCCGGGCTGCGGCACGAGGAGGGGTCGGGACTCCCGGCCCTCACCGGTCTCGGGAGCAGGGGCGGGAGTGCTCCCGATCTCGTGCGGCTGGTGGACTCGGTGGCCACGGAATGCCACCGCGCCCGGTTGTTGCGTGCCCGAACGGGGCGGTCGACCGATGGATCGGCCGCTCAGCCGTTGGCCTTCTCGTAAGCTTCGCGGATCTCCGCGGGAACACGGCCACGGTCATTCACGTTGTGGCCGTTCTCGCGGGCCCACTTACGGATCTCCGCGGTGTCCTTGTTGCCGCCCGTGGCGGCGCGGCCCTTGCCGCGACCGGACGCCGCACGGCCACCCGTCCGCCGGCCACCCTTGGTGTACGGCTCGAGAAGGCCACGGAGCTTGTCCGCGTTGCTGGTGGTGAGGTCAATCTCGTACGTCTTGCCATCGAGGGCGAACGTGACCGTCTCGTCCGCCTCGCCGCCGTCGAGGTCATCGACAAGAAGGACCTGAACCTTCTGTGCCACTGGATTCCCTTTCATCGAAAATGCAGTACGCGGAAAGGAAACCGCTTTTCCCCGAAAAACACAAACCCCCGGGAGAGGTTCAGGATCCCGGGGGCACGGGAAACGTGCGCGATTCGGACATAGGGTTCCGGCTTCTTGTGGTGCTCGCAGATGGCGCTCACAGATGCAGAAGCATCCGGCTGTTGCCCAAGGTGTTCGGCTTCACTCGTTCGAGCCCCAGGAACTCCGCTACGCCCTCGTCATAGGAACGCAGCAGCTCACTGTAGACATCTCCGTCGACCGGCGTCTCTCCGATCTCCACGAAGCCGTGCTTCGCGAAGAAGTCCACTTCGAAGGTGAGGCAGAAAACCCTGCGCACACCCAGCCAGCGAGCGGTCTGCAACAACTTGTCGAGCACTTGATGTCCGACTCCGGCACCCCTGATGCTGTGATCCACGGCGAGAGTACGCACTTCGGCGAGGTCTTCCCACATGACGTGCAGTGCGCCGCAGCCGATGACCCGGGCGTCCTCGTCGCGTTCCGCGATCCAGAACTCCTGGATGTCCTCGTAAAGCGTCACCGTCGCTTTGTCGAGCAGGATCCCTTCGCGTACGTACCCGTCGAGGAGACGGCGGACCGATGCCACATCACTGGTCCTGGCGCGGCGGACCGTGACGGCTACGTTTATGGCGGACGGTTCGGTACGGGAATCGGCCGAGGGAAGCTCTGAGGACATACCCCCGACGCTATCGCCCGGCCTCCGCGCCCGCCCCATCGGCCGGATCTCCGGACGCCGTACCGGATGCCCCTGCGGCCGGGGCCCCGTTCCGGCCCCCGTTGTTTCCGCCGGCCGGTCCGGGGGCGGTCGCGCCTTCGCGTTCCCCGGCCCGTCCGCCCTCGTCCGCCGGTTCGTCCGCGGGTGCGTCCGCGGGTGCGTCGCCGGGTTCACCGGCCGACGCGCCGGAAGGTCCGGCGAGATCGGGAAGAATGATCCGCATGGCGTCCTGAAGGGCCTCGCGCTGCTCGGGGGACATCATGCCGAAGAAGGCGACAAGAGCAGCCGCCGGGTTGTCACTGCGCGACCATGCTTCGTTCATCAGTGCGGCCGAGTAGGCGGCCCGGGTGGAGACCGCCGTATATCTATATGCGCGGCCGTCCACTTCCCTGCGCACCCAGCCCTTCTGATGGAGATTGTCCATTACCGTCATGACGGTGGTGTAGGCGATGGAGCGTTCCTGCTGAAGGTCCTCCAGGACTTCCCGCACGGTGACCGGACGGTTCCATTGCCAGACCCGTGTCATCACGGCGTCTTCGAGATCTCCCAATTGGCGGGGCACAATGTCACTTTAGTGCCATACGCCCGGAATGACCGGTTATTCGTGCGACAAAAGGCGCACGGCTCAAGACGAGCCGTGCGCCTTTCGGGTGCTGCGGGGTGCGGGACGATCAGTCGCTGTCGCCCGCCGAGGACTGCCGGGGCGATCCGACGCTCCCGGCCGCCGCGTCCACGATCGCGTCCTCCTTCGTCTTGTTGGGACCGCCCTGGCTCTTGACGATCGTCACGACGAGGCCGATGAAGAAGGCGGCCATCACCACGGGGGGCACGAGCGCGGCTACGTAGTCCATGGCATCCAGAGTAGCGAGGCGGGGGCGGGCCGCCCGCGCACCCCCTCCCGCGTCGCGGCCCTCAGCCCGCGACGCGCCGGCCCACCGGCGGGACCGGGCGGCGGCGGGGCGGGAAGACCTCCGAGGGCTTCGGCGCGGGACGCTCGGGCGGCACGGCGGGACCGGGCGGCGCGGCCGGGGTCTTCGGCCGTTCGGGTTCGCCGTCCGCCGCCCGGCCGCCCGGCAGGGCGAGCAGCCGCCCGCGCGGCGCGGGGCCGGGACGGCGCGGCCGGCGAGGCGGGAGCGCACCGACCGTTCCGCGGCCGTCCGGCAGCGTTCCAGGAGCGCCGCGGCCACCGGCCGGTGGCGCAGGGCGCGCAGCGCGGCGAGGTCGTCGGGAACCGGGTCGTACCCGCCGGCCAGGGCGTCCTGGAGGAGCTCCAGGTAGCCGGCGGCGGAGCCGGGGAGGGCGCCCCGGTAGCGGGCGAGGTCGGCGAGGAGGAAGGCGCGCATCCGTCCCGCCTCGCCGACCGCCTCGTCCACGGCGCCGGCCAGGCGCAGGCAGTCCTGGACGTCCTCGTCGGGCAGGGGCATGGGGTGGAGGACGGTGGCGAGGGCGCGTCGGAGCACACGCAGCTCGTCCGCGCCGAACGCCATGCCGCCCCGTGTTCCGTAAGGCGTGGGCATGAAGCGACAATACGTGCTAAATGGACAAAATCGGCTTAACGGGTCGTCGGCGGCGCGGCGGCGGCATCCCGCCCCGCGCCGCGTTCCCGCAGGTACGACCCGTTTCCGCTACAGCCGGGAGGCGTTGCGCTCGTACACCAGGCGCAGGCCGATGAGGGTCAGCCAGGGCTCGTGCTCGTCGATCACGGAGGACTCGCCCAACACCATCGGAGCAAGGCCCCCGGTCGCGATGACGGTGACGTCCTCGGGGTCGGCCGCCAGTTCCTTCTTCATCCGGGTGACGACGCCGTCGACCTGGCCGGCGAAGCCGTGGATGATGCCCGACTGCATCGCCTCGACCGTGTTCTTGCCGATCACGCTGCGCGGCCGGGCCAGCTCGATCTTGCGGAGCTGGGCGCCCCGGACGCCGAGCGCCTCGACGGAGATCTCGATGCCGGGCGCGATGACGCCGCCGGTGTACTCGCCCCGGGCGGAGACCGCGTCGAAGGTGGTGGCCGTGCCGAAGTCGACGACGATCGCCGGACCGCCGTACAGGTCGACGGCGGCGACCGCGTTGACGATGCGGTCCGCGCCGACCTCCTTCGGGTTGTCCATCAGGATCGGCACCCCGGTCTTGATGCCGGGCTCGACGAGGACCGCGGGGACGTCGCCGTAGTAGCGGCGGGTCACCTCGCGCAGCTCGTGCAGCACGGTCGGGACCGTGGAGCAGATCGCGATGCCCTCGATGCCGTCGCCCAGCTCCATGCCCAGCAGCGGGTGCATGCCCATCAGGCCCTGGAGGAGGACGGCGAGCTCGTCGGCGGTGCGGCGGGCGTCGGTGGAGATCCGCCAGTGCTCGACGATCTCCTCGCCGTCGAACAGGCCGAGGACGGTGTGGGTGTTGCCGACGTCGATGGTGAGCAGCATCAGGCGTCGGCCCCGTCGGTGTCGGTCCCGTCGGCGTCGTCGTCCGCGTCACGGAAGTCCAGGCCGATGTCGAGGATCGGCGAGGAGTGGGTGAGCGC encodes the following:
- a CDS encoding ATP-dependent Clp protease ATP-binding subunit, with the protein product MFERFTDRARRVVVLAQEEARMLNHNYIGTEHILLGLIHEGEGVAAKALESLGISLEAVRQQVEEIIGQGQQAPSGHIPFTPRAKKVLELSLREALQLGHNYIGTEHILLGLIREGEGVAAQVLVKLGADLNRVRQQVIQLLSGYSGSKEAATAGGPAEGTPSTSLVLDQFGRNLTQAARESKLDPVIGREKEIERVMQVLSRRTKNNPVLIGEPGVGKTAVVEGLAQAIVKGEVPETLKDKHLYTLDLGALVAGSRYRGDFEERLKKVLKEIRTRGDIILFIDELHTLVGAGAAEGAIDAASILKPMLARGELQTIGATTLDEYRKHLEKDAALERRFQPIQVAEPSLPHTIEILKGLRDRYEAHHRVSITDEALVQAATLADRYISDRFLPDKAIDLIDEAGSRMRIRRMTAPPDLREFDEKIAGVRRDKESAIDSQDFEKAASLRDKEKQLLAAKAKREKEWKAGDMDVVAEVDGELIAEVLATATGIPVFKLTEEESSRLLRMEDELHKRVIGQKDAIKALSQAIRRTRAGLKDPKRPGGSFIFAGPSGVGKTELSKTLAEFLFGDEDALISLDMSEFSEKHTVSRLFGSPPGYVGYEEGGQLTEKVRRKPFSVVLFDEVEKAHPDIFNSLLQILEDGRLTDSQGRVVDFKNTVIIMTTNLGTRDISKGFNLGFAAQGDVKTGYERMKNKVNEELKQHFRPEFLNRVDDTVVFHQLSQEDIIQIVDLMIAKVDERLKDRDMGIELSAEAKTLLAKKGYDPVMGARPLRRTIQREIEDVLSEKILFGELRPGHIVVVGTEGEGEEKKFTFRGEEKSALPDVPPIEQAAGGTGPNMSKDV
- a CDS encoding SCO3374 family protein yields the protein MALTVPSPPPSVSGGREIHGDRARWAQWYERELGWATAGTEPVRLLTGLRFDVLQVPAAVGHAVLRRVDRTGPVALSGARMNLLVAAGSAEELPGLLDWLEWGGVALSLTVFGAGGRITAPAPPGRAAGRPGAAVWLRPPGLRHEEGSGLPALTGLGSRGGSAPDLVRLVDSVATECHRARLLRARTGRSTDGSAAQPLAFS
- a CDS encoding Lsr2 family protein is translated as MAQKVQVLLVDDLDGGEADETVTFALDGKTYEIDLTTSNADKLRGLLEPYTKGGRRTGGRAASGRGKGRAATGGNKDTAEIRKWARENGHNVNDRGRVPAEIREAYEKANG
- a CDS encoding amino-acid N-acetyltransferase translates to MSSELPSADSRTEPSAINVAVTVRRARTSDVASVRRLLDGYVREGILLDKATVTLYEDIQEFWIAERDEDARVIGCGALHVMWEDLAEVRTLAVDHSIRGAGVGHQVLDKLLQTARWLGVRRVFCLTFEVDFFAKHGFVEIGETPVDGDVYSELLRSYDEGVAEFLGLERVKPNTLGNSRMLLHL
- a CDS encoding BlaI/MecI/CopY family transcriptional regulator; protein product: MPRQLGDLEDAVMTRVWQWNRPVTVREVLEDLQQERSIAYTTVMTVMDNLHQKGWVRREVDGRAYRYTAVSTRAAYSAALMNEAWSRSDNPAAALVAFFGMMSPEQREALQDAMRIILPDLAGPSGASAGEPGDAPADAPADEPADEGGRAGEREGATAPGPAGGNNGGRNGAPAAGASGTASGDPADGAGAEAGR
- a CDS encoding type III pantothenate kinase gives rise to the protein MLLTIDVGNTHTVLGLFDGEEIVEHWRISTDARRTADELAVLLQGLMGMHPLLGMELGDGIEGIAICSTVPTVLHELREVTRRYYGDVPAVLVEPGIKTGVPILMDNPKEVGADRIVNAVAAVDLYGGPAIVVDFGTATTFDAVSARGEYTGGVIAPGIEISVEALGVRGAQLRKIELARPRSVIGKNTVEAMQSGIIHGFAGQVDGVVTRMKKELAADPEDVTVIATGGLAPMVLGESSVIDEHEPWLTLIGLRLVYERNASRL